A single region of the Streptomyces sp. ITFR-16 genome encodes:
- a CDS encoding alpha/beta hydrolase: MTSFDSSPTLTAWRTLLALAVVFVMLATTGWTAVRHQRSDEPRTIALASWAKGSIAGRALPDADAPPYKLAHFFATLTAAQRTGLAERYPLVVGNLNGAPVTVRYRANRIALQQARAVEQERVHDPRLSPEGRAEAMRRVDRFRSMLDRDRHFLAFDPSGRGHAAEVFGDLDRAERVSIVVPGVDTNLLTLERTGSKTNAAPVGMAKSLYAAERSARPGVRTAVIAWADYTAPVGIGMDAALGNLAERGAVRLEALVDALPGASPVSLFCHSYGSVLCGVAADRLPGRVADIAVAGSPGMRADSAGQLHTRAHVWAMRDHDDWIEDVPNLEVGGLGHGADPVDADFGARVVSAGDAVGHSGYFEPGTESLGNFAAIGVGAYTAVTCARDEGVCHDGISGNTTL, from the coding sequence GTGACTTCCTTCGATTCCTCCCCCACGCTCACCGCCTGGCGCACGCTCCTCGCCCTGGCGGTCGTCTTCGTGATGCTGGCGACCACCGGCTGGACCGCCGTGCGCCATCAACGCTCCGACGAGCCACGCACGATCGCGCTCGCCTCCTGGGCCAAGGGATCGATAGCGGGACGCGCGCTCCCCGACGCCGACGCGCCGCCCTACAAGCTGGCGCACTTCTTCGCCACGCTGACGGCGGCGCAGCGGACCGGGCTCGCCGAGAGGTACCCGCTGGTGGTGGGGAATCTCAACGGCGCCCCGGTCACCGTGCGTTACCGGGCGAACCGGATCGCGCTGCAACAGGCGCGCGCCGTCGAGCAGGAACGCGTGCACGACCCCCGGCTCTCCCCGGAGGGCCGGGCCGAGGCGATGCGCCGGGTGGACCGCTTCCGGTCGATGCTGGACCGGGACCGGCACTTCCTGGCGTTCGACCCGTCCGGCCGGGGACACGCGGCCGAGGTGTTCGGCGATCTCGACCGGGCCGAGCGCGTCTCGATCGTCGTCCCCGGTGTCGACACCAATCTGCTGACGCTGGAGCGCACGGGCTCCAAGACCAACGCGGCCCCTGTCGGCATGGCCAAGTCCCTGTACGCGGCCGAGCGGTCCGCCCGCCCCGGCGTGCGGACCGCCGTGATCGCCTGGGCCGACTACACCGCGCCCGTCGGCATCGGCATGGACGCGGCCCTGGGCAACCTCGCCGAACGCGGGGCGGTCCGTCTGGAGGCGCTCGTCGACGCGCTCCCGGGGGCCTCGCCCGTCTCGCTGTTCTGCCACAGCTACGGCTCCGTCCTGTGCGGGGTCGCGGCGGACCGGCTGCCCGGCCGGGTGGCGGACATCGCGGTGGCGGGCAGCCCGGGCATGCGGGCCGACAGCGCCGGGCAGCTGCACACCCGGGCCCATGTGTGGGCGATGCGGGACCACGACGACTGGATCGAGGACGTGCCGAACCTGGAGGTCGGCGGCCTCGGCCACGGCGCCGACCCGGTCGACGCGGACTTCGGCGCACGGGTCGTCTCGGCGGGTGACGCGGTCGGCCACAGCGGCTATTTCGAGCCGGGCACCGAGAGCCTCGGCAACTTCGCCGCGATCGGTGTGGGCGCCTACACCGCGGTGACGTGCGCACGGGACGAGGGCGTCTGCCACGACGGGATTTCCGGCAACACGACACTCTGA
- a CDS encoding TetR family transcriptional regulator — protein MTDGPAAAPSTGLRERKKRRTRDALVLAALELFTTQGYEETTVDEIAEAVEVSQRTFFRYFASKEEVVFAVQEMVESRFIAELRQRPAPEAPFEAMRRAVLCAWNSIGEAIEELVPVELHMRTYRMIESTPSLLAAHLRRSIDLENQIAGLIAEREGLDMALDPRPRVAVAAFTGVMRVSGQLWVQERDTSVDSLRELTEIHLDQLGPALAESWRTRG, from the coding sequence GTGACCGACGGGCCGGCCGCGGCGCCTTCGACCGGGCTGCGCGAGCGCAAGAAGCGGCGCACCCGCGACGCCCTGGTCCTCGCCGCCCTCGAACTCTTCACGACCCAGGGGTACGAGGAGACCACCGTCGACGAGATCGCCGAGGCGGTCGAGGTCTCCCAGCGCACCTTCTTCCGCTACTTCGCCAGCAAGGAGGAGGTCGTCTTCGCCGTCCAGGAGATGGTGGAGTCGCGCTTCATCGCCGAACTGCGTCAACGGCCCGCACCGGAAGCCCCCTTCGAGGCCATGCGGCGCGCCGTGCTGTGCGCCTGGAACAGTATCGGCGAGGCCATCGAGGAGCTCGTCCCGGTCGAACTCCACATGCGTACGTACCGGATGATCGAGTCGACGCCCTCGCTGCTCGCCGCCCATCTGCGGCGCAGCATCGACCTGGAGAACCAGATCGCCGGGCTGATCGCCGAGCGGGAGGGCCTGGACATGGCGCTGGACCCGCGCCCCCGGGTCGCGGTCGCCGCGTTCACCGGTGTGATGCGGGTGAGCGGCCAGCTGTGGGTGCAGGAGCGGGACACCAGCGTGGATTCGCTCCGGGAGCTGACCGAGATCCATCTGGACCAGCTGGGGCCGGCCCTGGCGGAGAGCTGGCGCACCCGGGGCTGA
- a CDS encoding DHA2 family efflux MFS transporter permease subunit, giving the protein MMVALDGTIVAIANPAIQQDLGASLADVQWITNGYMLALAVSLITAGKLGDRFGHRQTFLIGVVGFAAASGAIGLSSSVALVITFRVLQGLFGALLMPAALGLLRATFPAEKLNMAIGIWGMVIGASTAGGPILGGVLVEHVSWQSVFFINVPVGVLALVLGVLILKDHRAENAPRSFDFAGIVLLSTAMFCLIWALIKGSEWGWGDLKTVGFLVGAVVLFLAFALVQQRVREPLIPLAMFRSVPLSAGTVLMVLMAFAFMGGLFFVTFYLQNVHGMKAVDAGLHLLPLTAMMIVASPLAGFLITKFGPRVPLVGGMVCTAVAMFGMSQLTVGTGTVTMSVWFALLGLGLAPVMVGATEVIVGNAPMELSGVAGGLQQAAMQVGGSLGTAVLGAVMASRVDAELADNWKAAKLPPLSPEQLGQASSAIKVGMPPVAKGTPPEIAGKITTVAHDTFVSGMSTAFMVAGIVAVIAALVATLTKRGENAEAGAGAGHI; this is encoded by the coding sequence ATGATGGTCGCGCTCGACGGCACGATCGTCGCGATCGCCAACCCCGCGATCCAGCAGGACCTGGGCGCCTCGCTCGCCGACGTCCAGTGGATCACCAACGGCTACATGCTCGCCCTCGCGGTCTCCCTGATCACCGCGGGCAAGCTCGGTGACCGGTTCGGCCACCGTCAGACCTTCCTGATAGGCGTCGTCGGCTTCGCCGCCGCTTCGGGGGCCATCGGCCTCTCCAGCAGCGTCGCGCTGGTGATCACGTTCCGGGTGCTCCAGGGACTCTTCGGCGCCCTGCTGATGCCGGCCGCGCTCGGCCTGCTGCGCGCCACCTTCCCGGCCGAGAAGCTGAACATGGCGATCGGTATCTGGGGCATGGTGATCGGCGCCTCGACCGCCGGCGGCCCGATCCTGGGCGGCGTGCTCGTCGAGCACGTCAGCTGGCAGTCCGTCTTCTTCATCAACGTGCCGGTCGGTGTGCTCGCGCTCGTGCTGGGTGTGCTGATCCTCAAGGACCACCGCGCCGAGAACGCGCCGCGCTCCTTCGACTTCGCCGGCATCGTGCTGCTGTCCACGGCGATGTTCTGCCTGATCTGGGCGCTCATCAAGGGCTCGGAGTGGGGCTGGGGCGACCTGAAGACGGTCGGCTTCCTGGTCGGCGCCGTCGTGCTGTTCCTCGCCTTCGCCCTCGTCCAGCAGCGGGTCCGCGAACCGCTGATCCCGCTGGCGATGTTCCGCTCCGTCCCGCTCTCCGCGGGCACGGTCCTGATGGTGCTGATGGCCTTCGCCTTCATGGGCGGCCTGTTCTTCGTCACCTTCTACCTGCAGAACGTGCACGGCATGAAGGCCGTCGACGCGGGCCTGCACCTGCTGCCGCTGACCGCCATGATGATCGTCGCCTCGCCGCTGGCGGGCTTCCTGATCACCAAGTTCGGCCCGCGCGTCCCGCTGGTGGGCGGCATGGTCTGCACCGCCGTCGCCATGTTCGGCATGTCCCAGCTGACCGTCGGCACCGGCACCGTCACCATGTCCGTCTGGTTCGCCCTGCTCGGCCTCGGCCTCGCGCCCGTCATGGTCGGCGCCACCGAGGTCATCGTGGGCAACGCCCCGATGGAGCTCTCCGGTGTCGCCGGCGGCCTCCAGCAGGCCGCCATGCAGGTCGGCGGCAGCCTCGGTACGGCGGTGCTGGGTGCCGTCATGGCCTCCCGCGTCGACGCCGAGCTGGCCGACAACTGGAAGGCCGCGAAGCTCCCGCCGCTCTCGCCCGAGCAGCTGGGCCAGGCGTCCTCCGCCATCAAGGTCGGCATGCCGCCCGTCGCCAAGGGCACCCCGCCGGAGATCGCCGGCAAGATCACGACCGTCGCCCACGACACGTTCGTCTCGGGCATGAGCACCGCGTTCATGGTCGCCGGCATCGTCGCGGTCATCGCCGCCCTGGTCGCCACCCTGACCAAGCGCGGCGAGAACGCCGAGGCGGGCGCGGGCGCCGGTCACATCTGA
- a CDS encoding peptidase inhibitor family I36 protein yields the protein MRTTVLAAALAATALIPQAPAQAAPGRLGDCRSGQLCLWAKPDFTGARQVHELSTTDIESCVPLKAGTAAQALVNRTGRPVTTYQSAECAETGEFETYPGGGTWVPQSPYQVRAFKIWEN from the coding sequence ATGCGTACGACCGTTCTCGCGGCCGCCCTGGCCGCCACCGCCCTGATCCCGCAGGCACCGGCCCAGGCCGCGCCCGGCCGGCTCGGGGACTGCCGGAGCGGCCAGCTCTGCCTCTGGGCCAAGCCGGACTTCACCGGCGCCCGGCAGGTCCACGAGCTGTCCACCACCGACATCGAGAGCTGCGTCCCGCTGAAGGCGGGCACCGCGGCCCAGGCGCTGGTCAACCGCACCGGCCGGCCCGTCACCACCTACCAGTCCGCCGAGTGCGCCGAGACCGGCGAGTTCGAGACCTACCCGGGCGGCGGGACCTGGGTGCCGCAGTCCCCGTACCAGGTGCGGGCCTTCAAGATCTGGGAGAACTGA
- the aceE gene encoding pyruvate dehydrogenase (acetyl-transferring), homodimeric type, whose translation MASGSDRNPIIIGGLPSQVPDFDPEETQEWLDSLDAAVDERGRERARYLMLRLIERAREKRVAVPEMRSTDYVNTIATKDEPFFPGDEEIERKVLNATRWNAAVMVSRAQRPGIGVGGHIATFASSASLYDVGFNHFFRGKDDGRGGDQIFFQGHASPGIYARAFLLDRLSETQLDAFRQEKSKAPNGLSSYPHPRLMPDFWEFPTVSMGLGPLGAIYQARMNRYMEARGIADTSDSHVWAYLGDGEMDEPESLGQLSIAAREGLDNLTFVVNCNLQRLDGPVRGNGKVIQELESQFRGAGWNVIKLVWDRSWDPLLAQDRTGILVNKLNTTPDGQFQTYATETGAYIREHFFGDDPRLREMVKDMTDQQILHLGRGGHDHRKVYAAYAAAKAHKGQPTVILAQTVKGWTLGPNFEGRNATHQMKKLTAEDLKRFRDRLHIPIADKDLEDGNPPYYHPGRDSEEIQYMHDRRKGLGGYVPTRVVRAKPLELPGDKTYATAKKGSGQQSIATTMAFVRILKDLMRDKEIGKRFVLIAPDEYRTFGMDAFFPSAKIYNPLGQQYESVDRDLLLAYKESPTGQMLHDGISEAGCTASLIAAGSAYATHGEPLIPVYVFYSMFGFQRTGDQFWQMADQLARGFVLGATAGRTTLTGEGLQHADGHSQLLASTNPGCVSYDPAFGYEIAHIVKDGLRRMYGGTPEENEDVFYYLTVYNEPIQHPAEPADVDVEGILKGVYRYSTGEKGQIPAQIMASGVAVPWAVEAQRILADEWNVKADVWSATSWNELRREAVDVERYNLLHPEEEQRVPYVTRKLSGAQGPFVAVSDWMRSVPDQIARWVPGAYQSLGADGFGFADTRGAARRFFHIDAQSIVLAVLTELAKDGKIDRSVLKTAVDRYDLLDVASADPGAAGGDA comes from the coding sequence GTGGCTTCCGGATCCGATCGCAACCCGATCATCATTGGCGGCCTTCCGAGTCAGGTCCCGGATTTCGATCCCGAAGAGACCCAGGAATGGCTCGACTCCCTCGACGCCGCCGTCGACGAGCGAGGCCGTGAGCGGGCCCGCTATCTCATGCTCCGGCTCATCGAGCGCGCGCGCGAGAAGCGCGTCGCCGTGCCGGAGATGCGCAGCACGGACTACGTGAACACGATCGCCACGAAGGACGAGCCGTTCTTCCCCGGCGACGAGGAGATCGAGCGCAAGGTCCTCAACGCGACCCGCTGGAACGCGGCGGTCATGGTGTCGCGCGCGCAGCGTCCGGGGATCGGCGTGGGCGGGCACATCGCCACGTTCGCGTCCTCGGCCTCGCTGTACGACGTGGGCTTCAACCACTTCTTCCGCGGCAAGGACGACGGCCGCGGCGGCGACCAGATCTTCTTCCAGGGGCACGCCTCCCCCGGGATCTATGCCCGCGCCTTCCTGCTGGACCGGCTGAGCGAGACCCAGCTCGACGCGTTCCGCCAGGAGAAGTCGAAGGCGCCGAACGGGCTGTCCAGCTACCCGCACCCGCGGCTGATGCCCGACTTCTGGGAGTTCCCGACCGTGTCGATGGGCCTCGGCCCGCTCGGCGCGATCTACCAGGCGCGGATGAACCGCTACATGGAGGCGCGCGGCATCGCCGACACCTCCGACTCGCATGTCTGGGCCTACCTCGGCGACGGCGAGATGGACGAGCCCGAGTCGCTCGGCCAGCTCTCCATCGCCGCCCGTGAGGGCCTGGACAACCTGACCTTCGTCGTCAACTGCAACCTCCAGCGCCTCGACGGCCCGGTGCGCGGCAACGGCAAGGTCATCCAGGAGCTGGAGTCGCAGTTCCGGGGCGCCGGCTGGAACGTCATCAAGCTGGTCTGGGACCGCTCCTGGGACCCGCTGCTCGCGCAGGACCGCACGGGCATCCTGGTCAACAAGCTGAACACCACCCCGGACGGCCAGTTCCAGACGTACGCGACCGAGACGGGCGCCTACATCCGTGAGCACTTCTTCGGTGACGACCCGCGGCTGCGCGAGATGGTCAAGGACATGACCGATCAGCAGATCCTGCACCTGGGACGCGGCGGCCACGACCACCGCAAGGTGTACGCGGCGTACGCGGCGGCCAAGGCGCACAAGGGCCAGCCGACGGTGATCCTGGCGCAGACGGTCAAGGGCTGGACGCTGGGGCCGAACTTCGAGGGCCGCAACGCGACCCACCAGATGAAGAAGCTCACCGCCGAGGACCTGAAGCGCTTCCGGGACCGGCTGCACATCCCGATCGCGGACAAGGACCTGGAGGACGGCAACCCGCCGTACTACCACCCGGGCCGCGACTCGGAGGAGATCCAGTACATGCACGACCGCCGCAAGGGTCTGGGCGGTTACGTCCCGACCCGTGTGGTGCGCGCGAAGCCGCTGGAGCTGCCCGGGGACAAGACGTACGCGACCGCGAAGAAGGGTTCGGGTCAGCAGTCGATCGCCACCACCATGGCATTCGTCCGCATCCTGAAGGACCTCATGCGGGACAAGGAAATCGGCAAGCGCTTCGTGCTGATCGCGCCCGATGAGTACCGCACCTTCGGTATGGACGCTTTCTTCCCGAGTGCGAAGATCTACAACCCGCTGGGTCAGCAGTACGAGTCGGTGGACCGTGATCTGCTGCTCGCGTACAAGGAGTCGCCGACCGGGCAGATGCTGCACGACGGCATCTCCGAGGCGGGCTGCACGGCCTCGCTGATCGCCGCCGGTTCGGCGTACGCGACGCACGGCGAGCCGCTGATCCCGGTGTACGTCTTCTACTCGATGTTCGGTTTCCAGCGCACGGGTGACCAGTTCTGGCAGATGGCCGACCAGCTCGCGCGCGGCTTCGTGCTGGGCGCGACCGCCGGCCGTACGACGCTGACGGGTGAGGGCCTCCAGCACGCGGACGGCCACTCGCAGCTGCTCGCCTCGACCAACCCTGGCTGTGTCTCCTACGACCCGGCGTTCGGGTACGAGATCGCGCACATCGTCAAGGACGGGCTGCGCAGGATGTACGGCGGGACCCCCGAGGAGAACGAAGACGTCTTCTACTACCTCACCGTGTACAACGAGCCGATCCAGCACCCGGCCGAGCCCGCCGATGTGGACGTCGAGGGCATCCTGAAGGGTGTCTACCGCTACAGCACCGGCGAGAAGGGCCAGATCCCGGCCCAGATCATGGCGTCCGGTGTGGCGGTCCCCTGGGCGGTCGAGGCGCAGCGCATCCTCGCCGACGAGTGGAACGTGAAGGCGGACGTCTGGTCGGCGACCTCCTGGAACGAGCTGCGGCGCGAGGCCGTGGACGTGGAGCGGTACAACCTGCTGCACCCCGAGGAGGAGCAGCGCGTGCCGTACGTGACGCGCAAGCTGTCCGGGGCGCAGGGGCCGTTCGTGGCGGTCTCGGACTGGATGCGGTCCGTGCCGGACCAGATCGCCCGCTGGGTGCCGGGGGCGTACCAGTCGCTGGGCGCGGACGGCTTCGGCTTCGCGGACACGCGGGGTGCGGCTCGCCGGTTCTTCCACATCGACGCGCAGTCGATCGTCCTGGCGGTGCTCACCGAGCTCGCCAAGGACGGCAAGATCGACCGTTCGGTGCTGAAGACGGCGGTCGACCGCTACGACCTGCTGGATGTTGCCTCGGCCGATCCGGGGGCCGCGGGCGGCGACGCGTAG
- a CDS encoding DUF3052 domain-containing protein gives MSATADHAEERTNPAARLGFEPGQVVQEIGYDDDVELELREGIEAITGQDLVDEEYDDVADVVVLWFRDEDGDLTDALVDAIGLLEDGGTVWLMTPKTGRDGYVEPSDINEAAQTAGLAQTKSISAGKDWTGSRLVTPKAAKAKR, from the coding sequence GTGAGCGCGACCGCGGACCACGCGGAGGAGCGGACCAACCCGGCAGCACGCCTGGGGTTCGAGCCCGGACAGGTGGTCCAGGAGATCGGCTACGACGACGACGTCGAGCTGGAGCTCCGTGAGGGCATTGAGGCCATTACCGGCCAGGATCTCGTCGACGAGGAGTACGACGACGTCGCCGACGTCGTGGTGCTCTGGTTCCGTGACGAGGACGGCGACCTTACGGACGCGCTGGTGGATGCCATTGGTCTGCTCGAGGACGGCGGTACGGTCTGGCTGATGACGCCGAAGACCGGCCGTGACGGATACGTCGAGCCGAGCGACATCAACGAGGCTGCCCAGACAGCCGGTCTCGCCCAGACCAAGAGCATCAGTGCGGGCAAGGACTGGACGGGCAGCCGTCTGGTCACGCCGAAAGCGGCCAAGGCCAAGCGCTGA
- a CDS encoding peroxiredoxin, giving the protein MAIEVGTQAPEFELKDNHGRTVKLSDFRGEKNVVLLFYPFAFTGVCTGELCALRDELPTFENDDTQLLAVSNDSIHTLRVFAEQEGLEYPLLSDFWPHGETSRAYGVFDEEKGCAVRGTFIIDKEGVVRWTVVNGLPDARDLNDYIKALGAL; this is encoded by the coding sequence ATGGCGATCGAGGTCGGCACCCAGGCCCCGGAATTCGAGCTGAAGGACAACCACGGCCGGACCGTGAAGCTCTCGGACTTCCGCGGCGAGAAGAACGTGGTGCTGCTGTTCTACCCGTTCGCCTTCACCGGCGTCTGCACGGGCGAGCTGTGCGCGCTCCGCGACGAGCTGCCCACGTTCGAGAACGACGACACCCAGCTGCTGGCCGTCTCCAACGACTCCATCCACACCCTGCGCGTCTTCGCCGAGCAGGAGGGCCTGGAGTACCCGCTCCTCTCCGACTTCTGGCCGCACGGCGAGACCTCGCGCGCGTACGGAGTCTTCGACGAGGAGAAGGGCTGCGCGGTGCGCGGCACCTTCATCATCGACAAGGAGGGCGTGGTGCGCTGGACGGTCGTCAACGGCCTGCCCGACGCGCGCGACCTCAACGACTACATCAAGGCGCTCGGCGCCCTCTGA
- a CDS encoding TerD family protein, protein MGVSLSKGGNVSLTKAAPNLTAVIVGLGWDARTTTGGDFDLDASALLTNAEGKVANDGNFVFFNNLKSPDGSVEHTGDNLTGEGEGDDEVINVNLAGVPADVDKIVFPVSIYEAESRQQSFGQVRNAYIRVVNQADNSELARYDLSEDASTETAMVFGELYRNGAEWKFRAIGQGYASGLRGIAQDFGVNV, encoded by the coding sequence GTGGGAGTCAGCCTCAGCAAGGGCGGCAACGTCTCGCTGACCAAGGCCGCGCCCAACCTGACCGCGGTCATCGTGGGTCTGGGCTGGGACGCCCGTACCACCACCGGCGGAGACTTCGACCTCGACGCCAGTGCTCTGCTGACGAATGCCGAGGGCAAGGTCGCCAACGACGGCAACTTCGTCTTCTTCAACAACCTCAAGAGCCCCGACGGCTCGGTCGAGCACACCGGTGACAACCTCACCGGTGAGGGCGAGGGCGACGACGAGGTCATCAACGTCAACCTGGCCGGTGTCCCGGCCGACGTCGACAAGATCGTCTTCCCGGTCTCGATCTACGAGGCCGAGTCCCGCCAGCAGAGCTTCGGCCAGGTGCGCAACGCGTACATCCGCGTCGTCAACCAGGCCGACAACAGCGAGCTCGCGCGCTACGACCTGTCCGAGGACGCCTCGACGGAGACCGCCATGGTCTTCGGCGAGCTGTACCGCAACGGCGCCGAGTGGAAGTTCCGCGCCATCGGCCAGGGCTACGCCTCGGGTCTGCGCGGCATCGCGCAGGACTTCGGCGTCAACGTCTAG
- a CDS encoding TerD family protein, whose protein sequence is MGVTLAKGGNVSLSKAAPNLTQVLIGLGWDARSTTGADFDLDASALLCQSGRVLGDEWFVFYNNLTSPDGSVEHTGDNLTGEGEGDDESVIVNLTQVPAHCDKIVFPVSIHEADNRGQTFGQVSNAFIRVVNQADGQELARYDLSEDASTETAMIFGELYRYNGEWKFRAVGQGYASGLRGIALDFGVNVS, encoded by the coding sequence ATGGGCGTCACGCTCGCCAAGGGAGGCAATGTCTCCCTCTCCAAGGCCGCACCCAATCTCACCCAGGTGCTGATCGGGCTCGGCTGGGACGCACGCTCCACGACCGGCGCCGACTTCGACCTCGACGCCAGCGCCCTGCTGTGCCAGTCGGGCCGAGTGCTCGGTGACGAGTGGTTCGTGTTCTACAACAACCTCACGAGCCCCGACGGTTCCGTGGAGCACACCGGTGACAACCTCACGGGTGAGGGCGAGGGCGACGACGAGTCGGTCATCGTGAACCTCACCCAGGTCCCGGCGCACTGCGACAAGATCGTCTTTCCGGTCTCGATCCATGAGGCCGACAATCGCGGACAGACGTTCGGCCAGGTCAGCAACGCCTTTATCCGGGTCGTCAATCAGGCGGACGGCCAGGAACTCGCGCGTTACGACCTGTCCGAGGACGCCTCGACGGAGACCGCGATGATCTTCGGCGAGCTCTACCGCTACAACGGCGAGTGGAAGTTCCGTGCAGTAGGACAGGGGTACGCGTCGGGACTGCGCGGCATCGCTCTAGACTTCGGGGTCAACGTTTCGTAA
- a CDS encoding DUF475 domain-containing protein, giving the protein MLLKTFGWSFAITAIGLVAAWFYGGWEAFGVVAILSVLEISLSFDNAVVNAGILKKMSAFWQKIFLTIGVLIAVFGMRLVFPVVIVAITAKLGPIEAVDLSFNDPDRYKELVTDAHPAIAAFGGMFLLMIFLDFIFEDRDIQWLRWIERPLAKLGKVDMLSVCIALIVLLISALTFAGSAHQHGGGHADKAETVLLAGIAGLITYLIVGGLSGYFENKLEEEEEREHEEEEEAKRTGKKLSAVALSGKAAFFMFLYLEVLDASFSFDGVIGAFAITNEIVLMALGLGIGAMYVRSLTVYLVRQGTLDDYVYLEHGAHYAIGALAVILLVTIQYEINEIITGLVGVILIAWSFWSSVRRNKALEAEEGKGKAEVSAGV; this is encoded by the coding sequence GTGCTTCTGAAAACCTTCGGCTGGTCGTTCGCGATCACCGCGATCGGCCTGGTCGCAGCGTGGTTCTACGGGGGGTGGGAAGCGTTCGGCGTCGTCGCGATCCTTTCCGTCCTGGAGATCTCGCTGTCGTTCGACAATGCGGTGGTCAACGCCGGAATCCTGAAGAAGATGAGTGCCTTCTGGCAGAAGATCTTCCTCACGATCGGTGTGCTCATCGCGGTCTTCGGTATGCGGCTGGTATTCCCCGTCGTGATCGTCGCCATCACCGCCAAGCTGGGTCCGATCGAGGCCGTTGATCTTTCCTTCAACGACCCGGACCGCTACAAGGAACTGGTCACCGACGCCCACCCGGCGATCGCCGCCTTCGGTGGCATGTTCCTGCTCATGATCTTCCTCGACTTCATTTTCGAGGACCGGGACATCCAGTGGCTGCGCTGGATCGAGCGTCCGCTGGCCAAGCTCGGCAAGGTCGACATGCTGTCGGTCTGCATCGCGCTGATCGTCCTGCTGATCTCGGCGCTCACGTTCGCCGGCTCGGCCCACCAGCACGGCGGCGGTCACGCGGACAAGGCGGAGACCGTCCTGCTCGCGGGCATCGCGGGTCTGATCACGTACCTCATCGTCGGCGGTCTCTCCGGCTACTTCGAGAACAAGCTCGAAGAGGAGGAGGAACGCGAGCACGAGGAGGAGGAAGAGGCCAAGCGGACCGGCAAGAAGCTCTCCGCGGTCGCTCTCTCCGGCAAGGCCGCGTTCTTCATGTTCCTCTACCTCGAGGTGCTCGACGCGTCCTTCTCGTTCGACGGTGTCATCGGCGCCTTCGCCATCACCAACGAGATCGTGCTCATGGCGCTCGGCCTCGGCATCGGCGCCATGTACGTCCGTTCGCTCACGGTCTACCTGGTCCGCCAGGGCACCCTGGACGACTACGTCTACCTGGAGCACGGCGCGCACTACGCGATCGGCGCGCTGGCCGTCATCCTGCTCGTCACCATCCAGTACGAGATCAACGAGATCATCACCGGCCTCGTCGGTGTCATCCTGATCGCCTGGTCCTTCTGGTCCTCGGTCCGGCGCAACAAGGCGCTGGAAGCCGAGGAGGGCAAGGGAAAAGCTGAGGTCTCCGCCGGGGTGTGA
- a CDS encoding Tellurium resistance produces MAFWNSLWPGREAQFESGNAATNSIVLSRRHATVSLTKQGALTGNLRVNLSWRMRTSDIEGRSSQSGRLLRPFKLFQPDVVQAHTQGVVNVDLDLGCMYELADGTKGVVQPLGNLIGDLNGPPYIRLSGDDRFGAPSGETVYVNLDQREQIKRLLFFVYIYDQTPAFDRTHAKVTLYPGNGPRIEIELDERAPQARSCAVFTVENVKGELIVRREVKFVYGFQSELDRLYGYGMQWGRGYKSRA; encoded by the coding sequence ATGGCGTTCTGGAACAGCCTGTGGCCGGGGCGGGAAGCGCAGTTCGAGTCGGGCAACGCGGCCACCAACTCCATCGTGCTCTCCCGGCGGCACGCCACGGTCTCGCTCACCAAGCAGGGAGCGCTGACCGGCAATCTGCGGGTCAACCTGTCCTGGCGGATGCGCACCTCGGACATCGAGGGCCGGTCGAGCCAGAGCGGCCGGCTGCTGCGGCCCTTCAAGCTCTTCCAGCCCGACGTCGTTCAGGCGCACACCCAGGGCGTGGTCAACGTGGACCTGGACCTGGGCTGCATGTACGAGCTGGCGGACGGCACCAAGGGCGTCGTGCAGCCGCTGGGCAACCTGATCGGCGATCTGAACGGACCGCCCTACATCAGGCTCAGCGGCGACGACCGCTTCGGGGCGCCGTCCGGGGAGACCGTCTACGTCAACCTCGACCAGCGCGAGCAGATCAAGCGGCTGCTGTTCTTCGTCTACATCTACGACCAGACGCCGGCCTTCGACCGTACGCACGCCAAGGTGACGCTCTACCCGGGCAACGGGCCGCGCATCGAGATCGAGCTGGACGAGCGGGCCCCGCAGGCCCGCTCGTGCGCCGTGTTCACGGTGGAGAACGTCAAGGGCGAGCTGATCGTCCGGCGCGAGGTGAAGTTCGTGTACGGCTTCCAGTCGGAGCTGGACCGGCTGTACGGCTACGGCATGCAGTGGGGGCGGGGCTACAAGTCCCGCGCCTGA